A window of the Loxodonta africana isolate mLoxAfr1 chromosome 3, mLoxAfr1.hap2, whole genome shotgun sequence genome harbors these coding sequences:
- the ETV3 gene encoding ETS translocation variant 3 isoform X1 — translation MRVKMKAGCSIVEKPEGGGGYQFPDWAYKTESSPGSRQIQLWHFILELLQKEEFRHVIAWQQGEYGEFVIKDPDEVARLWGRRKCKPQMNYDKLSRALRYYYNKRILHKTKGKRFTYKFNFNKLVMPNYPFINIRSSGVVPQSAPPVPTASSRFHFPPLDTHSPTSDVQPGRFSASSLTTSGQESLSDGTDRKAELSELEDGSATDWRRGVDLMSSRNAVGGGGIGHQKRKPDIMLPLFTRPGIYPDPHSPFAVSPIPGRGGVLNVPISPALSLTPTIFSYSPSPGLSPFTSSSCFSFNPEEMKHYLHSQACSVFNYHLSPRTFPRYPGLMVPPLQCQMHPEESTQFSIKLQPPPVGRKNRERAESSEESAPGSAPAAAPIPPRIKVELASEKDPESLRQPAREKEGHAQEEGTVPSRTTEEEKGTIFVRPAAPPVWPSVPISAPSEEPLEVTEDSEDRPGKEPNTSEKKEDALMPPKLRLKRRWNDDPEARELSKNGKFLWNGSGPRGLAAAAADA, via the exons AT GAGGGTGAAAATGAAAGCAGGCTGTAGCATCGTGGAGAAACCAGAAGGAGGTGGAG GGTATCAGTTCCCTGACTGGGCCTACAAAACGGAGTCGTCCCCAGGCTCCCGGCAGATCCAGCTGTGGCACTTCATCCTTGAGCTGCTGCAGAAGGAGGAGTTCCGCCATGTCATTGCCTGGCAGCAGGGAGAGTATGGGGAGTTCGTCATCAAGGACCCAGACGAGGTGGCCCGCCTCTGGGGCCGCAGGAAGTGCAAACCTCAGATGAATTACGACAAGCTGAGCCGGGCCCTCAG ATACTATTACAACAAGAGGATCCttcataaaacaaaaggcaaaaggtTTACTTATAAATTTAACTTCAACAAGCTGGTGATGCCCAACTACCCATTCATCAACATTCGGTCAAGTG GTGTGGTTCCCCAGAGTGCGCCACCAGTGCCAACAGCTTCCTCCCGGTTCCACTTCCCACCTCTCGACACGCATTCGCCAACTAGTGATGTGCAGCCAGGGCGGTTCTCTGCTAGCTCCCTAACTACTTCTGGCCAGGAGTCCTTGAGTGATGGCACTGACAGAAAGGCGGAGCTTTCGGAGCTGGAGGATGGCTCAGCCACTGACTGGCGCCGGGGCGTGGATCTCATGTCCTCTCGGAATGCTGTCGGTGGAGGAGGGATTGGCCATCAGAAACGGAAGCCTGACATAATGCTTCCTCTGTTCACTAGGCCAGGGATATACCCTGACCCCCACAGCCCCTTCGCTGTCTCTCCAATACCTGGCCGTGGAGGTGTCCTTAACGTCCCCATTTCACCAGCCCTCTCTCTGACTCCTACCATCTTCTCCTATAGTCCATCACCAGGCCTAAGCCCCTTCACCAGCAGCAGCTGCTTCTCCTTCAACCCTGAGGAAATGAAACACTACCTTCATTCGCAAGCCTGTTCTGTGTTCAACTACCACCTGAGTCCCCGGACTTTCCCCCGTTACCCAGGGCTCATGGTTCCACCCCTGCAGTGCCAAATGCATCCCGAGGAGTCAACCCAGTTTTCTATCAAGCTGCAGCCCCCGCCAGTTGGGCGGAAGAACCGGGAGCGGGCTGAGAGCAGTGAAGAGTCAGCACCTGGCAGTGCTCCTGCCGCGGCCCCTATCCCGCCAAGAATTAAGGTGGAGCTTGCCTCTGAAAAGGATCCAGAGAGCCTCAGGCAGCCTGCCCGAGAGAAGGAGGGACACGCTCAAGAGGAGGGCACTGTACCGAGCAGGACCACAGAAGAGGAGAAAGGCACCATCTTTGTCCGCCCAGCCGCACCACCTGTCTGGCCCTCTGTACCCATTAGCGCCCCAAGTGAAGAACCCCTAGAGGTGACTGAAGACAGTGAGGACAGGCCTGGCAAAGAGCCCAACACATCTGAAAAGAAGGAAGATGCCCTGATGCCCCCCAAGCTTCGATTGAAGCGGCGCTGGAACGATGACCCAGAAGCCCGAGAGCTGAGTAAGAATGGCAAGTTCCTCTGGAACGGGTCAGGACCCCGGGGCTTGGCGGCGGCAGCTGCTGATGCCTAG
- the ETV3 gene encoding ETS translocation variant 3 isoform X3, whose amino-acid sequence MKAGCSIVEKPEGGGGYQFPDWAYKTESSPGSRQIQLWHFILELLQKEEFRHVIAWQQGEYGEFVIKDPDEVARLWGRRKCKPQMNYDKLSRALRYYYNKRILHKTKGKRFTYKFNFNKLVMPNYPFINIRSSGVVPQSAPPVPTASSRFHFPPLDTHSPTSDVQPGRFSASSLTTSGQESLSDGTDRKAELSELEDGSATDWRRGVDLMSSRNAVGGGGIGHQKRKPDIMLPLFTRPGIYPDPHSPFAVSPIPGRGGVLNVPISPALSLTPTIFSYSPSPGLSPFTSSSCFSFNPEEMKHYLHSQACSVFNYHLSPRTFPRYPGLMVPPLQCQMHPEESTQFSIKLQPPPVGRKNRERAESSEESAPGSAPAAAPIPPRIKVELASEKDPESLRQPAREKEGHAQEEGTVPSRTTEEEKGTIFVRPAAPPVWPSVPISAPSEEPLEVTEDSEDRPGKEPNTSEKKEDALMPPKLRLKRRWNDDPEARELKKSFQET is encoded by the exons ATGAAAGCAGGCTGTAGCATCGTGGAGAAACCAGAAGGAGGTGGAG GGTATCAGTTCCCTGACTGGGCCTACAAAACGGAGTCGTCCCCAGGCTCCCGGCAGATCCAGCTGTGGCACTTCATCCTTGAGCTGCTGCAGAAGGAGGAGTTCCGCCATGTCATTGCCTGGCAGCAGGGAGAGTATGGGGAGTTCGTCATCAAGGACCCAGACGAGGTGGCCCGCCTCTGGGGCCGCAGGAAGTGCAAACCTCAGATGAATTACGACAAGCTGAGCCGGGCCCTCAG ATACTATTACAACAAGAGGATCCttcataaaacaaaaggcaaaaggtTTACTTATAAATTTAACTTCAACAAGCTGGTGATGCCCAACTACCCATTCATCAACATTCGGTCAAGTG GTGTGGTTCCCCAGAGTGCGCCACCAGTGCCAACAGCTTCCTCCCGGTTCCACTTCCCACCTCTCGACACGCATTCGCCAACTAGTGATGTGCAGCCAGGGCGGTTCTCTGCTAGCTCCCTAACTACTTCTGGCCAGGAGTCCTTGAGTGATGGCACTGACAGAAAGGCGGAGCTTTCGGAGCTGGAGGATGGCTCAGCCACTGACTGGCGCCGGGGCGTGGATCTCATGTCCTCTCGGAATGCTGTCGGTGGAGGAGGGATTGGCCATCAGAAACGGAAGCCTGACATAATGCTTCCTCTGTTCACTAGGCCAGGGATATACCCTGACCCCCACAGCCCCTTCGCTGTCTCTCCAATACCTGGCCGTGGAGGTGTCCTTAACGTCCCCATTTCACCAGCCCTCTCTCTGACTCCTACCATCTTCTCCTATAGTCCATCACCAGGCCTAAGCCCCTTCACCAGCAGCAGCTGCTTCTCCTTCAACCCTGAGGAAATGAAACACTACCTTCATTCGCAAGCCTGTTCTGTGTTCAACTACCACCTGAGTCCCCGGACTTTCCCCCGTTACCCAGGGCTCATGGTTCCACCCCTGCAGTGCCAAATGCATCCCGAGGAGTCAACCCAGTTTTCTATCAAGCTGCAGCCCCCGCCAGTTGGGCGGAAGAACCGGGAGCGGGCTGAGAGCAGTGAAGAGTCAGCACCTGGCAGTGCTCCTGCCGCGGCCCCTATCCCGCCAAGAATTAAGGTGGAGCTTGCCTCTGAAAAGGATCCAGAGAGCCTCAGGCAGCCTGCCCGAGAGAAGGAGGGACACGCTCAAGAGGAGGGCACTGTACCGAGCAGGACCACAGAAGAGGAGAAAGGCACCATCTTTGTCCGCCCAGCCGCACCACCTGTCTGGCCCTCTGTACCCATTAGCGCCCCAAGTGAAGAACCCCTAGAGGTGACTGAAGACAGTGAGGACAGGCCTGGCAAAGAGCCCAACACATCTGAAAAGAAGGAAGATGCCCTGATGCCCCCCAAGCTTCGATTGAAGCGGCGCTGGAACGATGACCCAGAAGCCCGAGAGCTGA aaAAAAGTTTTCAGGAAACATGA
- the ETV3 gene encoding ETS translocation variant 3 isoform X2, protein MKAGCSIVEKPEGGGGYQFPDWAYKTESSPGSRQIQLWHFILELLQKEEFRHVIAWQQGEYGEFVIKDPDEVARLWGRRKCKPQMNYDKLSRALRYYYNKRILHKTKGKRFTYKFNFNKLVMPNYPFINIRSSGVVPQSAPPVPTASSRFHFPPLDTHSPTSDVQPGRFSASSLTTSGQESLSDGTDRKAELSELEDGSATDWRRGVDLMSSRNAVGGGGIGHQKRKPDIMLPLFTRPGIYPDPHSPFAVSPIPGRGGVLNVPISPALSLTPTIFSYSPSPGLSPFTSSSCFSFNPEEMKHYLHSQACSVFNYHLSPRTFPRYPGLMVPPLQCQMHPEESTQFSIKLQPPPVGRKNRERAESSEESAPGSAPAAAPIPPRIKVELASEKDPESLRQPAREKEGHAQEEGTVPSRTTEEEKGTIFVRPAAPPVWPSVPISAPSEEPLEVTEDSEDRPGKEPNTSEKKEDALMPPKLRLKRRWNDDPEARELSKNGKFLWNGSGPRGLAAAAADA, encoded by the exons ATGAAAGCAGGCTGTAGCATCGTGGAGAAACCAGAAGGAGGTGGAG GGTATCAGTTCCCTGACTGGGCCTACAAAACGGAGTCGTCCCCAGGCTCCCGGCAGATCCAGCTGTGGCACTTCATCCTTGAGCTGCTGCAGAAGGAGGAGTTCCGCCATGTCATTGCCTGGCAGCAGGGAGAGTATGGGGAGTTCGTCATCAAGGACCCAGACGAGGTGGCCCGCCTCTGGGGCCGCAGGAAGTGCAAACCTCAGATGAATTACGACAAGCTGAGCCGGGCCCTCAG ATACTATTACAACAAGAGGATCCttcataaaacaaaaggcaaaaggtTTACTTATAAATTTAACTTCAACAAGCTGGTGATGCCCAACTACCCATTCATCAACATTCGGTCAAGTG GTGTGGTTCCCCAGAGTGCGCCACCAGTGCCAACAGCTTCCTCCCGGTTCCACTTCCCACCTCTCGACACGCATTCGCCAACTAGTGATGTGCAGCCAGGGCGGTTCTCTGCTAGCTCCCTAACTACTTCTGGCCAGGAGTCCTTGAGTGATGGCACTGACAGAAAGGCGGAGCTTTCGGAGCTGGAGGATGGCTCAGCCACTGACTGGCGCCGGGGCGTGGATCTCATGTCCTCTCGGAATGCTGTCGGTGGAGGAGGGATTGGCCATCAGAAACGGAAGCCTGACATAATGCTTCCTCTGTTCACTAGGCCAGGGATATACCCTGACCCCCACAGCCCCTTCGCTGTCTCTCCAATACCTGGCCGTGGAGGTGTCCTTAACGTCCCCATTTCACCAGCCCTCTCTCTGACTCCTACCATCTTCTCCTATAGTCCATCACCAGGCCTAAGCCCCTTCACCAGCAGCAGCTGCTTCTCCTTCAACCCTGAGGAAATGAAACACTACCTTCATTCGCAAGCCTGTTCTGTGTTCAACTACCACCTGAGTCCCCGGACTTTCCCCCGTTACCCAGGGCTCATGGTTCCACCCCTGCAGTGCCAAATGCATCCCGAGGAGTCAACCCAGTTTTCTATCAAGCTGCAGCCCCCGCCAGTTGGGCGGAAGAACCGGGAGCGGGCTGAGAGCAGTGAAGAGTCAGCACCTGGCAGTGCTCCTGCCGCGGCCCCTATCCCGCCAAGAATTAAGGTGGAGCTTGCCTCTGAAAAGGATCCAGAGAGCCTCAGGCAGCCTGCCCGAGAGAAGGAGGGACACGCTCAAGAGGAGGGCACTGTACCGAGCAGGACCACAGAAGAGGAGAAAGGCACCATCTTTGTCCGCCCAGCCGCACCACCTGTCTGGCCCTCTGTACCCATTAGCGCCCCAAGTGAAGAACCCCTAGAGGTGACTGAAGACAGTGAGGACAGGCCTGGCAAAGAGCCCAACACATCTGAAAAGAAGGAAGATGCCCTGATGCCCCCCAAGCTTCGATTGAAGCGGCGCTGGAACGATGACCCAGAAGCCCGAGAGCTGAGTAAGAATGGCAAGTTCCTCTGGAACGGGTCAGGACCCCGGGGCTTGGCGGCGGCAGCTGCTGATGCCTAG